The following proteins are co-located in the Desulfurococcus amylolyticus Z-533 genome:
- a CDS encoding RNA-binding domain-containing protein gives MANSRETERRKVVLQSIEISSFCHATEDCNRVRASILNLIPPEIRGKLILIEEAVEGYYGNRIVVIKTQILEECEEVLKYLLSTMSDTEKSLMKITLPLRFDPRTGRLILRISKQDAFLGNMKLLDSDDVVKITLHFKGVKSIEKISGYIDGLTSLG, from the coding sequence ATGGCAAATAGCAGAGAAACTGAAAGAAGAAAAGTAGTGCTTCAATCCATAGAGATATCTTCTTTTTGCCACGCCACAGAGGATTGCAACAGAGTCCGTGCATCAATACTTAACTTAATTCCCCCTGAAATACGGGGTAAACTAATACTAATCGAGGAAGCCGTTGAAGGCTACTATGGTAATAGAATAGTAGTCATAAAGACACAGATACTTGAGGAGTGCGAGGAAGTACTTAAATACTTATTATCCACTATGAGCGACACTGAGAAGTCATTAATGAAGATCACCCTACCCCTTAGATTCGATCCTAGAACTGGGCGCTTGATACTGCGTATCAGCAAGCAGGATGCCTTCCTCGGAAACATGAAACTACTCGACTCCGACGATGTTGTAAAAATAACGCTCCACTTCAAAGGAGTTAAAAGCATTGAGAAGATATCGGGATATATCGATGGCTTAACATCGCTGGGATAG
- a CDS encoding 50S ribosomal protein L15e gives MSKSMYHYIAEAWKEKSRELEALIRQRLIEWRREPSVVRLEKPTRLDKARALGYKAKVGFIIVRVRVRKGGQRKPRPDSGRRPKRMGVYGYAPAKSLRLIAEERAARKFPGLEVLNSYYVAEDGRYKWYEVILVDPHHPSICNDPDVNWICEPQNRGRVFRGLTSAGKKMRGLRKSRGLRGTVYYKWKRKLKERELKKRHEASRGARDPWQIAEKLKEEK, from the coding sequence ATGTCTAAGAGCATGTATCACTATATAGCTGAAGCCTGGAAGGAGAAAAGCAGGGAACTAGAGGCCTTAATCAGGCAGAGGTTGATCGAGTGGAGGAGAGAGCCCTCAGTTGTTAGATTAGAGAAGCCGACTAGACTCGATAAAGCCAGAGCACTAGGGTATAAGGCTAAAGTAGGCTTCATCATCGTAAGGGTAAGGGTTAGAAAAGGAGGGCAGAGAAAGCCCAGGCCGGATAGTGGAAGAAGACCTAAGAGAATGGGTGTCTATGGTTACGCTCCGGCAAAAAGCCTCAGATTAATAGCTGAGGAGAGGGCTGCAAGAAAGTTCCCTGGACTAGAAGTGCTTAACAGCTACTATGTCGCCGAGGATGGTAGATACAAGTGGTACGAGGTAATACTTGTCGACCCGCATCACCCATCAATATGCAATGACCCAGATGTCAACTGGATATGCGAGCCTCAGAATAGAGGTAGAGTATTCAGAGGGCTGACCAGTGCTGGGAAGAAGATGAGGGGCCTTAGAAAGAGTCGTGGACTCAGAGGCACAGTGTACTACAAGTGGAAACGTAAACTGAAAGAGAGAGAGTTGAAGAAGCGTCACGAAGCCAGTAGGGGAGCACGTGATCCATGGCAAATAGCAGAGAAACTGAAAGAAGAAAAGTAG
- a CDS encoding redox-regulated ATPase YchF, translating into MPPPEKIIGIVGKTNVGKSTLFSAMTLLPVKIANHPFTTIEPNIGVGHVRVRCVHTEIGLPRCDPRAGFCISGERFIPVKIIDVAGLIPGASMGRGLGNKFMDDLRQADVLIHVVDASGSTDLEGNPAAPGTYDPVEEAENILHEINEWFKNIVTRIWESKISRFLASTQASLDLITQNLSGLSVRRQHVIEAIKKAGLEDKPFKNWSLTDVADFAVALREVSKPILIAANKIDTPVAVEYVRALKKRFGEENVVPVSALGEYILRKASQGELIEYIPGDSMFRIKDSSRLTSDQLKVLKLIEDNVLKQYGSTGVQQLLNHAVFRKLGLIVVYPVEDENKFTDHHGNILPDAYLVPRNTTARELAYMIHTELGEGFLYAVNARSKRRIGEDYVLENNDIIKIVAVKSRSS; encoded by the coding sequence ATGCCGCCTCCAGAGAAGATAATAGGGATAGTTGGAAAAACAAATGTGGGTAAGTCAACCTTGTTTTCAGCCATGACGCTTCTACCGGTGAAGATAGCCAATCACCCCTTCACAACAATAGAGCCGAATATAGGGGTGGGACACGTTAGAGTGAGATGTGTCCACACCGAGATAGGGTTACCCAGGTGTGATCCACGTGCAGGCTTCTGTATCTCGGGTGAGAGGTTCATCCCGGTTAAGATAATCGATGTAGCCGGTCTCATACCAGGGGCGAGCATGGGTAGAGGGCTTGGAAATAAGTTCATGGATGACCTGAGGCAAGCAGATGTTCTCATACACGTGGTTGACGCATCGGGTTCAACAGACCTGGAGGGCAATCCAGCTGCTCCTGGAACATATGATCCTGTTGAAGAAGCTGAGAATATACTTCACGAGATAAATGAGTGGTTTAAGAACATTGTTACACGGATCTGGGAGTCTAAGATCTCCAGGTTCCTTGCTTCAACTCAGGCATCACTAGACTTGATAACTCAGAATCTCTCAGGGCTGAGTGTTAGAAGACAACATGTTATAGAAGCCATTAAAAAAGCAGGCTTAGAGGACAAGCCCTTTAAAAACTGGAGTCTCACCGATGTAGCGGATTTCGCGGTTGCATTAAGAGAGGTGAGTAAACCCATTCTCATAGCGGCTAATAAGATAGATACACCTGTGGCAGTAGAATACGTAAGGGCCTTGAAAAAGAGGTTTGGCGAGGAAAATGTTGTTCCTGTAAGCGCGCTAGGGGAATACATCCTGAGGAAGGCGAGTCAAGGTGAGTTAATAGAGTATATACCGGGAGACTCGATGTTTAGAATTAAGGATTCATCGAGGCTTACCAGTGATCAATTAAAGGTACTTAAGCTTATAGAGGACAATGTTCTTAAACAATATGGTTCAACAGGGGTTCAGCAATTACTCAATCATGCCGTATTCAGGAAGCTTGGGTTAATAGTGGTATATCCTGTTGAGGATGAGAATAAGTTTACGGATCACCATGGAAATATATTGCCAGATGCTTACCTAGTGCCTAGGAACACTACTGCTAGAGAACTTGCATACATGATTCATACAGAGCTCGGTGAAGGCTTCCTCTACGCTGTTAACGCTAGAAGTAAGAGGAGGATTGGAGAGGATTATGTGCTTGAGAACAATGATATCATTAAGATTGTAGCGGTTAAATCCAGGAGCAGTTAG
- a CDS encoding DUF2095 family protein: MADTYRINDFKKKYPHLAREVLEEKDISLKLSVNMGFSDPWSRYTPTVVDYIRRCKSLEEAFEVVDYLVNHGELDAREGEQLKAVLERNGIEYFGGRKQDDYYYKEAKRYWEKIFKQIPGTH; encoded by the coding sequence ATGGCGGACACATATAGAATAAATGACTTCAAGAAAAAATACCCGCATCTAGCTAGAGAGGTACTCGAGGAGAAAGATATATCTCTAAAATTAAGCGTGAACATGGGCTTCTCCGATCCGTGGAGCAGATACACACCTACAGTAGTAGACTATATTAGACGCTGTAAAAGCCTTGAAGAAGCCTTTGAAGTAGTGGATTACCTTGTAAACCATGGAGAGCTCGATGCAAGAGAGGGAGAGCAATTAAAAGCCGTATTGGAGAGAAATGGCATAGAGTACTTTGGCGGGAGGAAGCAGGATGATTATTACTATAAGGAGGCTAAGAGGTACTGGGAAAAAATATTCAAGCAAATCCCTGGCACGCATTGA
- the glmU gene encoding bifunctional sugar-1-phosphate nucleotidylyltransferase/acetyltransferase produces the protein MKAVILAAGNGIRLKPITETRPKPLIPILCKPLLDWYLDRLAAVSFIDEVVIVTGYMGDIIRAHVMSRRLPFKVRFVEQGEPRGTGDAVVKGIEGMGSDDDVLIIYSDIFTPVNIIPEIAGESGNIIVGSEVDNPSDYGVLINEGNYFKGVVEKPINPPSRLVNAGIYKLRTRDILGNSDIKPSPRGELEFTDVLNNMSRRGVKIRIYKLPRALWIDIGKPWHVIEANKMALTMVKKEIKGRVIEPSHIIGEVYIGENSLVNPFTMIEGPAYIDREVEIGPNARIRPWSVICRGSKIGFSVEVKESIILENVHASHLTYIGDSIVCENVNLGAGTITANLRFDETTVKMLIKDHVEDTGRKKMGAVIGANVKTGVNVSLMPGVKIGSDTWIMPGSVVYRDVASNSIYYSDGRVEIKTGLNKDRISEK, from the coding sequence TTGAAGGCGGTTATATTAGCCGCTGGAAACGGGATCAGGCTTAAACCGATAACCGAGACCCGCCCTAAACCATTGATACCAATCCTATGTAAGCCATTGTTGGACTGGTACCTTGATAGGCTTGCAGCCGTCTCGTTCATAGATGAAGTGGTTATTGTAACAGGATATATGGGGGATATTATTAGAGCACATGTGATGAGCAGGAGACTACCCTTTAAGGTGAGATTCGTAGAGCAGGGTGAACCAAGGGGAACAGGGGATGCTGTTGTTAAGGGTATTGAAGGAATGGGTAGTGACGATGACGTCCTAATCATTTACTCTGACATCTTCACACCGGTAAACATTATCCCAGAGATTGCGGGGGAAAGCGGAAACATTATTGTAGGTAGCGAAGTAGATAACCCAAGCGACTACGGAGTACTTATTAATGAAGGTAACTATTTCAAAGGAGTCGTGGAGAAACCCATAAACCCTCCCTCGAGACTAGTCAACGCGGGCATATATAAGTTGAGAACCCGTGACATCCTAGGTAATAGCGATATAAAGCCGAGCCCACGTGGAGAATTAGAGTTCACTGATGTATTAAATAATATGAGTAGGAGAGGGGTGAAGATTAGAATCTACAAGTTACCGAGGGCGTTATGGATCGATATAGGTAAGCCATGGCATGTAATAGAGGCAAACAAGATGGCTTTAACAATGGTTAAAAAAGAGATAAAGGGAAGAGTCATAGAACCCTCCCATATAATCGGTGAGGTCTATATTGGAGAAAACTCCTTAGTGAACCCATTTACAATGATAGAGGGACCAGCATATATAGATCGAGAGGTCGAAATAGGGCCGAACGCTAGAATCAGGCCTTGGAGTGTTATATGTAGGGGTTCCAAAATAGGCTTCAGCGTTGAAGTCAAGGAGAGCATAATACTAGAAAATGTGCACGCCAGTCATCTCACGTACATCGGTGACAGTATAGTATGTGAAAACGTCAACCTCGGCGCTGGAACGATAACAGCTAATTTAAGGTTTGACGAGACAACGGTTAAAATGCTTATAAAAGACCATGTGGAGGACACCGGCAGAAAGAAAATGGGTGCTGTGATAGGGGCTAATGTGAAAACAGGTGTTAATGTATCGCTGATGCCCGGGGTGAAAATAGGGAGTGATACATGGATTATGCCTGGCTCAGTTGTATATAGGGATGTGGCCTCGAACTCTATTTATTACAGTGATGGAAGAGTAGAGATAAAAACCGGGTTGAATAAAGATAGAATCAGTGAGAAATAA
- a CDS encoding 30S ribosomal protein S3ae, translated as MSSKHRAVVKDKWKMKKWYEVVAPTSFGGITLGSTPADDPEKLIGRVIETTLYDITGDITQVHVKLYFQIISIDGNKALTRFKGHELARDYMRSLVRRKSSKIQGIFDITTKDGYVLRVTIVALTSYRCNTSQKKAIRRVMREYIFKKASELTLDELVQEIMSYKISNEIAELARKIYPIRRVEVYKTKLLLIPSPEGPKPAVVISPLQAREE; from the coding sequence ATGTCTTCCAAGCACAGAGCTGTTGTGAAAGATAAGTGGAAGATGAAGAAGTGGTATGAAGTAGTTGCACCAACCTCGTTCGGAGGTATAACTCTAGGTTCAACACCAGCTGATGACCCAGAGAAGTTGATTGGCAGGGTAATTGAGACAACATTGTACGATATAACCGGAGATATAACGCAGGTACATGTAAAACTATACTTCCAAATAATCAGTATCGATGGAAACAAGGCTTTAACAAGGTTCAAGGGGCATGAATTGGCCCGAGACTACATGAGGAGCCTCGTAAGGAGGAAGAGTAGTAAGATTCAAGGCATATTCGACATCACCACGAAAGACGGATACGTACTCCGTGTAACAATAGTTGCATTAACAAGCTACAGATGTAATACTAGTCAAAAGAAAGCAATAAGGAGAGTGATGAGGGAATATATCTTTAAGAAAGCCAGCGAGTTAACACTTGATGAACTAGTACAGGAGATAATGAGCTATAAGATCTCAAATGAGATAGCTGAGCTCGCTAGAAAGATATATCCAATTAGAAGGGTAGAAGTATACAAGACAAAGCTGCTCCTGATACCATCACCCGAAGGACCTAAGCCGGCAGTAGTTATTTCACCGCTTCAAGCAAGAGAGGAGTAA
- a CDS encoding KEOPS complex subunit Pcc1 has product MCSQVAYPCGKIVVKGSKQYINAVHASLHPDNTKPAPRMKINEVLEEDTYVIEICVSNNLLDAVRSLRSTIDELLGLLEVIDSIEVYSSMGSGFMKSNTSMNSVN; this is encoded by the coding sequence ATGTGTAGTCAAGTAGCGTATCCCTGTGGGAAAATAGTTGTTAAAGGTAGTAAGCAATACATTAACGCTGTCCACGCATCGCTTCACCCAGATAACACGAAGCCTGCACCAAGAATGAAGATCAATGAGGTGCTTGAAGAAGACACTTATGTGATAGAAATATGTGTTTCAAACAACCTGTTAGATGCGGTGAGGTCGCTACGCTCCACAATAGATGAATTACTGGGACTACTTGAAGTAATCGACTCTATAGAGGTCTATTCATCCATGGGATCCGGCTTCATGAAAAGTAATACCTCGATGAATAGTGTTAATTAG
- a CDS encoding phosphoesterase — translation MNILGKADLVSIISKYKSVRIIPDTSLDSLIASSILLKTLREQGISAKVTLDAKVLIDERDTPAILINLPPLNQSQHVSISYRQDYSVAGFIASFLDDLYMIEWWDKVLSIIAAFYRDLYVFKEGKFKGLEDKILRELINDRRLEEATIPRAWGIKRLGIVESIKRTLIPFLPGFTGNSEKIQELASRIFKKNPEQIRNLDKLDEEMLSQLLEFLNNIAKTLGMTIEDFTNKLLGDFIIPSEVFNGLEIQLSEAMGSLLVFNSLYRDSPIYMLEISLDMSVIPVILSIYESSIDEAASMLGIIIPEWLAKKNTYIDVEEYFKRPGIVIDILNSLNALPAKKPVAILYNGQKITELRELLRVGIKPEEAYTLCDEVQLCVVK, via the coding sequence GTGAATATTTTGGGGAAAGCCGATTTGGTTTCAATTATAAGCAAATATAAGAGTGTGAGAATAATACCGGATACTTCACTAGACTCACTTATCGCATCAAGCATACTGTTGAAAACACTTAGGGAACAAGGTATTTCAGCCAAGGTAACTCTGGATGCTAAAGTCCTCATAGATGAGAGGGATACACCGGCTATACTGATTAATCTACCACCGCTGAATCAGAGCCAGCATGTATCGATAAGCTATAGACAAGACTACTCGGTAGCCGGCTTCATAGCCAGTTTCTTAGACGATTTATATATGATTGAGTGGTGGGATAAGGTCCTCTCAATAATTGCAGCCTTTTACAGGGATCTCTACGTGTTTAAAGAGGGGAAGTTTAAAGGCCTGGAGGACAAAATCCTCAGGGAACTCATTAATGATAGGAGGCTTGAGGAAGCAACCATTCCGAGGGCTTGGGGTATTAAGAGACTCGGGATAGTTGAAAGCATTAAAAGGACTTTAATACCGTTCCTACCGGGTTTCACTGGTAACTCGGAGAAAATACAGGAGCTTGCTTCAAGGATATTCAAGAAAAACCCTGAGCAGATAAGGAACCTTGATAAACTAGATGAGGAAATGCTCAGCCAGCTATTAGAGTTCCTCAATAATATCGCGAAAACACTTGGCATGACCATTGAGGATTTTACAAATAAACTACTTGGCGACTTCATTATTCCATCAGAAGTATTTAATGGGCTGGAAATCCAGCTCAGTGAGGCAATGGGTAGCCTACTTGTATTCAATAGCCTTTACAGGGATTCACCCATATATATGCTGGAGATAAGCTTAGACATGAGTGTAATACCTGTTATCCTATCTATTTATGAGTCAAGCATAGATGAGGCTGCAAGCATGCTTGGCATTATTATACCAGAGTGGCTGGCAAAGAAGAACACATATATTGATGTAGAGGAGTATTTCAAGAGACCCGGTATAGTAATAGATATATTGAATTCCCTAAATGCTTTACCCGCTAAGAAACCCGTTGCAATACTTTATAATGGCCAGAAGATAACTGAGTTAAGGGAGCTCTTAAGAGTAGGCATTAAACCCGAGGAAGCATACACACTATGCGACGAGGTCCAATTATGTGTAGTCAAGTAG
- a CDS encoding 30S ribosomal protein S15, with translation MNKRRDKGQSHSTRPARAGPPRWLKLDMSPSDIELLIVELAKKGYTPSMIGVILRDQYGIPLVRQVTGRKLTEILEKHGIKITIPEDLMHLMQQAVNLRRHLEEHPKDTHSLRGLIEVESKIHRLVKYYKRTGKLPSDWEYDPEKAKLLVSQGIYVFKTESPTTSG, from the coding sequence ATGAATAAGAGGAGGGATAAGGGTCAATCGCATTCAACCCGGCCGGCGAGGGCTGGGCCACCGAGATGGTTAAAGCTAGATATGAGTCCAAGCGATATAGAGTTGCTGATCGTAGAGTTGGCGAAGAAAGGGTATACCCCATCAATGATAGGAGTAATTCTTAGGGATCAATATGGTATCCCATTAGTAAGACAAGTAACAGGTAGGAAGCTCACGGAGATCCTTGAGAAACACGGCATTAAAATCACTATACCAGAGGACCTTATGCATTTAATGCAACAGGCTGTCAACCTCAGAAGACACCTCGAGGAGCATCCCAAGGATACCCATAGTTTAAGAGGGCTTATAGAGGTAGAGTCGAAAATACATCGTCTAGTGAAGTACTATAAGAGAACCGGCAAACTACCCTCTGACTGGGAGTATGATCCAGAGAAAGCAAAACTCCTGGTTTCACAGGGCATATACGTTTTCAAAACCGAAAGCCCCACCACCTCAGGCTGA
- the rdgB gene encoding RdgB/HAM1 family non-canonical purine NTP pyrophosphatase: MSVKLLLLSGNRHKYLEIKDIAREYGVDVAPLEGLKIEIQDDDLSNIALTAALIGYSLLRKPVLVEDAGLFIRALNGFPGPYSSYVFKTLGLNGVLKLMEGISERDACFKSVAVAVIHGEIIRGEGEVCGYITTTPRGNKGFGFDPVFAPREQPYRTFGEMDVEEKNKYSHRAKAVKAVFEKIKEKAG; this comes from the coding sequence ATGTCGGTTAAACTATTGCTTCTCTCAGGTAACAGACACAAGTACCTTGAGATAAAGGACATAGCGAGGGAGTACGGGGTCGATGTCGCTCCCCTCGAGGGATTAAAAATCGAGATACAGGATGACGACTTATCTAACATAGCGTTAACCGCAGCATTAATAGGATACTCCCTCTTAAGGAAACCAGTCCTAGTTGAGGATGCTGGATTATTCATAAGAGCCCTAAATGGATTTCCAGGACCCTACAGTAGTTATGTCTTCAAGACGCTTGGATTAAACGGTGTATTGAAACTAATGGAGGGGATCAGTGAAAGAGATGCATGCTTTAAATCCGTGGCTGTCGCCGTGATACATGGTGAGATAATAAGGGGAGAAGGAGAAGTATGCGGATACATAACCACCACGCCTCGGGGGAATAAGGGATTCGGGTTCGACCCAGTATTCGCTCCAAGGGAACAACCATATAGAACCTTCGGCGAGATGGATGTAGAGGAGAAAAATAAGTATAGCCATAGAGCTAAAGCCGTAAAAGCAGTATTTGAAAAAATCAAGGAGAAAGCAGGATAG
- a CDS encoding Kae1-associated kinase Bud32 yields the protein MALSSESNLWGAEAVIYIGEFLGRKVVIKKRRSKQYRHPVYDTIFIQTRTRNEAKILAELYAAGLKVPAPLLVDVEKGALVMEYIEGERLSEKLANIEARELVEMAWDIGRQSALMHNRKIYHGDLTIANIIYSGRGVYIIDFGLAGYSTDIEEHAIDIHLLQKSIYSLYPHLLKPFMESYFKAYREYYSGSFDEIMYKLREISTRGRYIDRELRRSVMRERYVG from the coding sequence ATGGCTCTAAGCAGTGAGAGCAATCTATGGGGGGCTGAAGCCGTTATATACATAGGTGAGTTCCTGGGTAGAAAAGTAGTCATCAAGAAACGTAGGAGTAAGCAATATAGACACCCAGTCTACGACACTATATTTATACAGACGAGAACGAGGAATGAGGCAAAGATACTTGCAGAACTCTATGCAGCCGGATTAAAGGTACCAGCCCCTCTACTAGTGGATGTCGAGAAAGGAGCATTAGTGATGGAGTATATCGAGGGTGAGAGACTCTCCGAGAAGCTAGCCAATATAGAGGCTAGAGAGCTCGTAGAAATGGCATGGGATATAGGAAGGCAGAGCGCGTTAATGCATAATAGGAAGATCTATCACGGGGACCTCACTATTGCGAACATTATATATTCCGGCAGGGGGGTCTACATAATAGACTTCGGCTTAGCCGGCTACAGCACCGATATCGAGGAGCATGCTATAGATATACATTTACTCCAGAAAAGCATTTACTCGCTCTACCCTCATCTATTAAAACCCTTTATGGAGTCATATTTTAAAGCCTATAGAGAGTATTACAGCGGCAGCTTCGATGAAATCATGTATAAACTAAGGGAGATAAGCACGCGGGGTAGATACATTGATAGGGAGTTAAGGAGATCGGTGATGCGTGAGAGATATGTCGGTTAA